A single window of Chitinophagales bacterium DNA harbors:
- a CDS encoding SCO family protein, translating into MKHISFRTYLLLFVAALCVSIFSLGCQNSQQTLPVLKKIDKPFQFVDQDSTLISEKDVAGKIYVTDFFFTTCPTICPIMKTQMLRVYDTFKDADDLLLISHTIDPKHDTVAVLKEFAEGLGISSDRWHLLTGDKDAIYEMAETYMVVAEEDERAPGGFIHSGAFMLLDKKRQVRGIFDGTKEKEVDKLMDAIKQLQNEK; encoded by the coding sequence ATGAAGCATATTTCCTTTCGTACTTACTTACTTCTTTTTGTTGCGGCATTGTGCGTGAGTATTTTCTCGCTCGGCTGTCAAAATAGTCAACAGACACTACCAGTATTGAAAAAAATCGATAAACCATTTCAATTTGTTGATCAAGACAGCACCTTGATTTCAGAAAAAGATGTAGCGGGAAAAATCTATGTCACCGATTTCTTTTTCACCACCTGCCCTACCATTTGCCCTATCATGAAAACGCAAATGTTGCGGGTCTATGATACCTTCAAAGATGCCGATGACCTGCTATTGATTTCACATACCATTGACCCAAAGCACGATACCGTTGCAGTTTTGAAGGAATTTGCCGAAGGATTGGGTATTTCATCCGATAGGTGGCATTTGCTGACGGGTGACAAAGATGCAATTTACGAAATGGCGGAAACCTATATGGTCGTTGCAGAAGAAGATGAACGTGCGCCGGGCGGTTTTATCCATAGCGGTGCGTTTATGCTTTTGGACAAAAAACGTCAAGTAAGAGGTATTTTTGACGGCACAAAAGAAAAAGAGGTGGATAAATTGATGGATGCAATCAAACAACTGCAAAATGAAAAATAA
- a CDS encoding cytochrome c, translating to MKNNSLLQLVLFILFFISLQWLNGCANEPVDIGQKNYELYCANCHKSDGQGLANLIPPLAKSDYLMQHIEELPCILYYGLEGEIVVNGRTFKQPMPANKELSSQQVMHITNYILNQWGNEYRKIYRQELEQWFEDCSKK from the coding sequence ATGAAAAATAATTCTTTACTGCAATTAGTGTTATTTATCCTATTTTTTATTTCACTACAATGGTTGAATGGATGTGCCAATGAACCTGTAGATATTGGTCAAAAAAATTACGAATTGTATTGTGCCAACTGCCATAAAAGTGACGGGCAAGGCCTCGCAAATTTGATTCCGCCTTTGGCAAAGTCTGATTATTTGATGCAACACATTGAAGAACTTCCTTGTATTCTTTATTATGGTTTGGAGGGCGAAATTGTGGTGAATGGACGCACTTTCAAACAGCCCATGCCTGCCAACAAAGAACTGAGTTCTCAACAGGTGATGCACATCACCAACTACATCCTCAATCAATGGGGCAATGAATACCGAAAAATCTATCGGCAAGAATTGGAACAATGGTTTGAGGATTGTTCAAAGAAATAA
- the proB gene encoding glutamate 5-kinase, with translation MQKLVIKVGTSTLTKGTNRISRGKIEDLARQILVLQERFECVVVSSGAIAAAKQSLELSGSNPIAVKQALAAIGQPNLIRIYQEVFSDFGLKTAQCLLTYQDFRNETSRTNTKNTLNILLQNHFIPIVNENDTVATEEIMFGDNDKLGALTAGLLEADLLVLVSDIDGLYTKDPNHYPDAAFIDVVEDLEKVRHFGGKSKSQQGTGGMYSKLVAAEICLKHGVEMWIVNGTADAFVVKALEGKIPFTRFKALNSESIKINHV, from the coding sequence ATGCAAAAATTGGTCATAAAAGTAGGCACTTCAACGCTCACGAAGGGAACAAACCGCATTTCACGGGGCAAAATTGAAGATTTGGCCCGACAGATTTTGGTATTGCAGGAGCGATTTGAGTGTGTGGTGGTCAGTTCTGGTGCGATTGCGGCTGCCAAACAATCACTCGAATTGAGTGGTAGCAATCCCATTGCAGTCAAACAGGCTCTTGCAGCGATTGGACAACCCAATTTGATTCGCATTTACCAAGAAGTGTTCAGCGATTTTGGCTTAAAAACAGCGCAATGTTTGCTCACCTACCAAGATTTTAGGAACGAAACCTCCCGCACCAATACCAAAAATACGCTCAATATTTTGTTGCAAAACCACTTCATTCCGATTGTGAATGAGAACGATACAGTGGCTACCGAAGAAATCATGTTTGGCGACAATGACAAATTGGGAGCGTTGACGGCTGGCTTGTTGGAAGCGGATTTATTGGTATTGGTGTCCGATATTGACGGTTTATATACCAAAGATCCGAACCATTATCCCGATGCAGCATTTATTGATGTGGTAGAAGATTTGGAGAAAGTGCGTCATTTTGGGGGAAAATCAAAATCGCAGCAAGGAACTGGCGGAATGTACTCTAAATTGGTGGCTGCCGAAATTTGCCTAAAACATGGGGTCGAAATGTGGATTGTGAATGGTACGGCGGATGCCTTTGTAGTAAAGGCATTGGAGGGAAAAATACCTTTTACCCGCTTCAAAGCATTAAACTCAGAATCAATAAAAATAAATCATGTCTAA